Proteins from one Strix aluco isolate bStrAlu1 chromosome 10, bStrAlu1.hap1, whole genome shotgun sequence genomic window:
- the LOC141927735 gene encoding ras-like protein family member 11A-like, translated as MRLISQDTMSQYSTNFLLLPIPEYPVLDCVPNKIIKLVVLGGSSVGKTALVVRFLTKRFIGDYEANTGALYSRKFTIDGEQISLQVQDTPFVSLEDDTDSICCQEQINRSIYWADGFVFVYSITDYESYRVIRPLHQHIRKIHPNANIPLLLMANKGDLLRARQVSSKEGLQLASELGGTYYEVSARENCEGVHEAFQQLCQEVSRMIGSCNGEKRRGLHLVRPKSPNMQDLKRRLKQALTSKGKSATTL; from the exons ATGCGTCTCATCTCTCAGGATACTATGTCACAGTATTCTACTAACTTTCTCTTGCTCCCCATACCAGAGTATCCTGTATTAGACTGCGTGCCCAACAAAATCATCAAGCTCGTGGTATTGGGTGGCAGTAGCGTTGGCAAGACAG CTCTGGTTGTACGCTTTCTCACAAAGAGATTTATTGGAGACTATGAAGCCAATACTG GCGCTTTGTATTCAAGAAAGTTCACCATAGATGGGGAACAGATCTCTCTACAGGTGCAGGATACTCCCTTTGTTTCATTGGAG GATGACACTGACAGCATATGCTGCCAAGAGCAGATAAACCGCTCAATCTACTGGGCAGATGGCTTCGTTTTTGTTTACTCCATCACAGACTATGAGAGCTACCGAGTCATCCGTCCCCTACACCAGCACATCCGCAAGATTCACCCGAATGCCAACATTCCCCTGCTCCTGATGGCGAACAAAGGAGACCTCCTGCGAGCCAGGCAGGTGTCCTCCAAAGAAGGACTGCAGCTGGCCAGTGAACTGGGAGGTACTTACTATGAAGTTTCAGCCCGGGAGAACTGTGAGGGAGTGCATGAAGCCTTCCAGCAGCTTTGCCAGGAGGTCAGCAGGATGATTGGGAGCTGCAATGGAGAGAAACGAAGAGGCCTCCACCTTGTCCGACCCAAGTCTCCAAATATGCAGGACTTAAAGAGACGTTTGAAACAGGCTCTGACTTCCAAAGGGAAATCTGCCACTACGCTTTGA